A region from the Sulfurivermis fontis genome encodes:
- a CDS encoding SirB2 family protein, whose protein sequence is MLWLKHFHITCAVLSFCGFALRGWWRLTAPQRLRRRWVRTAPHVVDSALFFSGLAMLWLYRWWPQDQPWLLAKLTALLLYILLGAVALRQGKAWQVAAALAVFAYIVSVALTRTPLAWLA, encoded by the coding sequence ATGCTCTGGCTGAAACACTTCCACATCACCTGCGCGGTTCTATCCTTCTGCGGTTTTGCCCTGCGTGGTTGGTGGCGCCTGACCGCCCCGCAGCGGCTGCGCCGACGCTGGGTGCGCACCGCGCCCCATGTGGTGGATAGCGCCCTGTTCTTCAGCGGGCTCGCCATGTTGTGGCTGTACCGCTGGTGGCCGCAGGACCAGCCCTGGTTGCTGGCCAAGCTGACAGCGCTGCTGCTCTATATCCTGCTCGGTGCCGTGGCGCTCCGGCAGGGCAAGGCCTGGCAGGTGGCGGCGGCACTGGCGGTATTCGCCTACATCGTCTCGGTGGCATTGACGCGCACGCCGCTGGCCTGGCTGGCGTGA